One stretch of Bombina bombina isolate aBomBom1 chromosome 7, aBomBom1.pri, whole genome shotgun sequence DNA includes these proteins:
- the LOC128636581 gene encoding major histocompatibility complex class I-related gene protein-like has translation MDTQDHEDVSIYQVKFTCSLHEDGSTGDYDVHGIDGNDLLVYDKEKSTYIPLMQKAQTIIKWFDRVKVNPQIYRNSIKQNCFSVLNKGLNNRKRELEKKVPPQVKVSESPSDKITKLHCFVFGFYPQAVEVKWVKNKTFEVYSADVKQVLPNPDGNYQLMVTVKVIAEDRYNYSCHVDHSSLNKTIIIQLGESLHLN, from the exons ACCACGAGGATGTCAGTATTTACCAGGTGAAGTTTACCTGTTCTTTACATGAAGATGGCAGCACTGGTGATTATGACGTGCATGGAATTGATGGAAATGATCTTCTGGTCTATGATAAGGAGAAATCAACATATATTCCTCTAATGCAAAAGGCTCAGACTATAATAAAGTGGTTTGACAGGGTCAAGGTCAATCCCCAAATTTATAGAAATTCAATTAAACAAAACTGTTTTTCTGTGTTAAACAAAGGCTTAAACAATAGAAAGAGGGAGCTTGAAAAAAAAG TTCCCCCACAGGTAAAGGTTTCAGAAAGCCCTTCTGACAAGATCACAAAGCTTCACTGCTTCGTGTTTGGGTTTTACCCCCAAGCTGTGGAAGTGAAATGGGTAAAGAACAAAACTTTTGAGGTTTACTCAGCGGACGTTAAACAGGTCCTCCCCAATCCTGATGGAAACTATCAACTCATGGTCACTGTAAAGGTGATAGCTGAGGACAGGTACAATTACTCCTGTCATGTGGATCACAGCAGCCTGAATAAGACCATAATCATACAGTTAGGTGAGTCTCTTCATTTGAATTGA